Below is a window of Candidatus Rokuibacteriota bacterium DNA.
ACTGGTCCGGTGCTTGATGAAGAACGCGCGCCCCATGGCGCGCGGCGACACACGCTTCAGCGAAGGCCCGCCGTCGGCGATCGCCTTGACCACGCGGAGGTCATCGAGGTTCCGGACCTGGTGGTTGTGCTCGGCGTTGGCGATGGCCGACCGCAGGACCTTCTCGATCAGCCGGGCGGCGCTCTTCGGCGCGAGCTGGAGCGTCGCGAGCGCGTCGCCCACGGACTTGCCGCGGATGTGATCCAGCACGAGCCGGGCCTTGCTGGCCGACACCCGGATGTAGCGCGCGGTCGCCTGCGTCTTCATGGCCGACTCAGGCCTTTCCCGTGGGGGAGGTCGCGGCCTTCTCCGACGCGCCGTGCGCCTTGAAGGTCCGCGTCAGGGCGAACTCGCCCAGCCGATGCCCGACCATGTTCTCGGTGATGTAGACGGGGATGAACTTCTTCCCGTTGTGGACGGCCAGCGTGTGGCCGACGAACTCCGGCAGGACGGTGGAGCGGCGCGACCAGGTCTTCAGCACCTTCTTCTGGCGCGCGCGGTTGAGATCCTCGATCCGACTCTGCAGCCGGGCCTCGACGTACGGTCCCTTGCTCAGCGAGCGGCCCATGTCGTCCTCTCCCTACCTGGTCCTGCGCGTGACGATGTAGCGGTCGGACGGCCTCGCGCCTCGCCGTGTCTTGTAGCCCTTGGTAGGCTTCCCCCACGGGGTCATGGGATGATTGCCCTTTCCCTTGCCTTCGCCGCCCCCCATGGGGTGGTCGACGGGGTTCATCACCGTCCCCCGGACCGTGGGCCGGAAGCCGCGCCAGCGCACCCGTCCGGCCT
It encodes the following:
- the rpsS gene encoding 30S ribosomal protein S19, which translates into the protein MGRSLSKGPYVEARLQSRIEDLNRARQKKVLKTWSRRSTVLPEFVGHTLAVHNGKKFIPVYITENMVGHRLGEFALTRTFKAHGASEKAATSPTGKA
- the rplV gene encoding 50S ribosomal protein L22, whose protein sequence is MKTQATARYIRVSASKARLVLDHIRGKSVGDALATLQLAPKSAARLIEKVLRSAIANAEHNHQVRNLDDLRVVKAIADGGPSLKRVSPRAMGRAFFIKHRTSHLTIQLSDETPRVESRRAGAR